From a single Syngnathus scovelli strain Florida chromosome 2, RoL_Ssco_1.2, whole genome shotgun sequence genomic region:
- the LOC125987763 gene encoding protein FAM184A isoform X1 encodes MATGAGWQPVYANSTSGSSGSTTTSNSSSTSSGGGAKYVPSSTSSMFYDASLTLEYTQDLHLKMSKKIAQLTKVIYALNTKNDEHEEEIDSLKEAHEDEVQHIVTETRDKIMQYKSKMVDEADLRRRLASLEESVELHEHMKRQALAEFEMYRQRMEDSQLCTEAQHTQRVVSMSREVEEMRRDFEEKLRAFSQAQAQFEADKRRALEELRSNHRQEVEELLNSQQNQSATSTEDQEKLAELHRQEVESLMERVEELTKNKVRVVEEYEAKLAKAQEYYERELEAMTRTHQLTTENLLAWKRTEVELRKEFQAQEAALQRSLSKLRSELQRAQEEARENRDKTNRLQTSLVNAEGTIKNLHKQLEEAIQDGEIWVMQLKDTEYELEGCRERVQQQATEILHKASQIGSLQATQMAHEASIRNLDQEQSRLKEKIGRLEQEREALLNQNQLASEQHKQQVLKLEQSLREEHQGYEKELSRLRAHYEEETRRYKEAQVRALEEMEEKHRVMREEAEQEKEEEKKLLMKKMSQEFEIKRLSLEEQRDRVQQQLDNLKEELSAKLNMANQEVSHLQELVRERDQNVSSAQNQITCLKETQEKLKIELDATRARVRETSNLLTDLQEEIETQKQQHEARVMSIRTEEKQKMDKMADNLEQKWREALREEVRLLREELNEEYDADKQAALTQLSQQKELEMMAAREGWQRKVEDLLEQISLLKQSLELQLSQSQAALQQLQSQFSQERELLGQQLKEMQREHQRREHRLQEAHCCALSTMEEARQHQIRALEERLKQEQREEVHALKEAHRRTLDILRQQSEQELQTLRFELEDEGKAKLASLRAELNHLHATAIEHLKQIHLKENSNAKRELEKAMEKSRQQEQELLVRVSDLQAEVCSRNSRITDLDHEIHSLNETIDTLTRELELKGKEVLRVRSEANHHIRAHEQDFAKRQERELGELSVVHHRETHIMLADFNKAQEVLKDKITALQIILEGTEEKLRNRESRPEDLHLIAELREMVSEREALVKKLVDDKKFYQLELVNRETGFSKVFNSSANVGVINPLIKSKPGSQSDQRLASFPSQSALRFVSPPAVSRASEEAEGREVEEVGPGPFAPPHSPLQRSLPRLKKAPPLLRPLPHIPQHPPPFPPHPPPSHALAHPPHPQEPQHQASCRR; translated from the exons ATGGCGACTGGAGCAGGTTGGCAACCCGTGtacgcaaactcgacgagcggcTCGAGCGgctccaccaccaccagcaacagcagcagtacTAGCAGCGGTGGCGGAGCCAAATACGTCCCGTCGTCCACATCCAGCATGTTCTACGACGCGAGTTTAACACTGGAATACACGCAAGATCTCCATTTGAAAATGAGCAAGAAGATTGCGCAGTTGACCAAG GTTATCTACGCTCTCAACACCAAGAACGACGAGCACGAAGAGGAGATCGATTCGTTGAAGGAAGCCCATGAGGATGAG gTGCAACACATCGTGACAGAAACCCGAGACAAGATCATGCAGTACAAGAGCAAGATGGTGGACGAGGCCGACCTGCGGCGGCGGCTGGCCAGTCTGGAAGAATCTGTCGAGCTGCATGAACACATGAAGAGACAG GCTTTGGCAGAGTTTGAAATGTACAGACAAAGAATGGAGGATTCGCAGCTCTGCACCGAAGCCCAACACACACAGCGAGTGGTTTCCATGAGCCGAGag GTGGAGGAGATGCGGCGGGATTTTGAGGAGAAGCTGCGGGCGTTCAGCCAAGCTCAGGCCCAGTTTGAGGCTGATAAGCGGCGAGCGCTGGAGGAGCTGAGGTCCAACCACCgccaggaggtggaggaactCCTAAACAGCCAGCAGAACCAGAGCGCCACCTCCACTGAAGACCAGGAGAAATTGGCTGAGCTCCATAGACAAGAG GTGGAGTCATTGATGGAGAGGGTGGAAGAGCTAACCAAGAACAAAGTCCGAGTGGTTGAGGAATACGAGGCCAAACTGGCTAAGGCTCAGGAGTACTACGAGcgcgagctggaggccatgactCGAACGCACCAGCTCACCACCGAAAACCTGCTGGCCTGGAAAAGGACCGAG GTTGAGCTTCGGAAGGAGTTCCAGGCTCAGGAGGCGGCGTTGCAGAGATCGCTCTCAAAGCTGAGGAGTGAACTTCAGAGAGCCCAGGAGGAGGCGCGGGAGAACCGAGACAAGACTAACAGACTGCAAACATCTCTGGTTAATGCTGAGGGAACCATCAAG AACCTTCACAAGCAGCTGGAAGAAGCCATCCAGGATGGGGAGATTTGGGTGATGCAGCTGAAAGACACCGAGTACGAATTGGAGGGCTGCAGGGAACGAGTCCAGCAGCAGGCAACGGAAATCCTCCACAAAGCTA GTCAGATCGGATCCCTCCAGGCCACCCAGATGGCCCACGAGGCATCCATCAGGAACCTGGACCAAGAGCAGAGTCGGCTAAAGGAGAAAATCGGCAGGCTGGAACAGGAGAGGGAAGCCTTGCTTAACCAGAACCAATTAGCCAGCGAGCAGCACAAACAGCAAGTGCTCAAACTGGAGCAG TCTCTACGTGAGGAGCACCAGGGCTACGAGAAGGAGCTCTCCAGACTGAGAGCTCACTAcgaggaggagacgcggcgctaCAAGGAGGCTCAGGTCAGGGCCTtggaggagatggaggagaaACACCGAGTCATGCGGGAGGAGGCGGAACAGGAGaaagaggaagagaagaaacTTCTCATGAAG AAAATGAGTCAGGAGTTTGAGATAAAACGCTTGTCTCTGGAGGAACAGCGAGATCGGGTGCAGCAGCAGCTGGACAACTTGAAAGAGGAGCTCTCTGCCAAGCTCAACATGGCCAATCAAGAA GTGTCCCACCTCCAGGAGCTGGTGAGGGAGCGGGACCAAAATGTCAGCTCAGCACAGAACCAGATCACCTGCTTGAAGGAGACTCAGGAGAAGCTCAAGATCGAATTGGATGCCACCCGAGCCCGCGTCCGAGAGACCAGCAACCTGCTAACCGACCTGCAG GAGGAGATTGAAACCCAGAAGCAGCAGCATGAAGCGCGAGTGATGTCAATCCGAACCGAGGAGAAGCAGAAGATGGACAAGATGGCTGACAActtggagcaaaaatggagagaAGCGCTTCG TGAAGAAGTGCGGCTGCTGAGGGAGGAGCTGAACGAGGAATACGATGCCGACAAGCAAGCGGCGCTGACTCAGCTCTCCCAGCAGAAGGAGCTGGAAATGATGGCCGCCAGGGAGGGCTGGCAGCGGAAGGTGGAGGACCTGCTCGAACAG ATCTCTCTGTTGAAGCAGTCCCTGGAGTTGCAGCTGTCTCAGTCACAGGCTGCCCTTCAGCAGCTGCAATCTCAGTTCAGCCAGGAGAGGGAGCTACTCGGTCAGCAACTCAAAG AGATGCAAAGAGAGCATCAGAGAAGGGAACATCGACTACAAGAGGCTCACTGCTGTGCACTTAGCACAATGGAGGAGGCTCGGCAGCACCAGATTCGA GCCCTGGAGGAACGTTTGAAGCAGGAGCAGAGAGAGGAGGTTCATGCTCTGAAGGAGGCCCATAGGAGGACCTTGGACATCCTCAGACAACAGTCAGAGCAGGAGTTGCAGACGCTGCGATTTGAACTGGAAGATGAAGGCAAAGCTAAGCTGG CGTCACTCCGCGCTGAGCTCAACCACCTCCACGCCACGGCCATCGAGCATTTAAAGCAGATCCACCTGAAAGAAAATTCAAATGCCAAACGGGAGCTGGAGAAGGCCATGGAGAAGAGCCGCCAACAG GAGCAAGAACTGCTGGTTCGCGTCTCCGACTTGCAGGCCGAGGTGTGCTCCCGTAACAGCCGCATCACAGATCTGGACCACGAGATCCACTCTTTGAACGAGACCATTGACACCTTGACTCGAGAACTCGAGTTGAAAGGCAAAGAGGTGCTACGGGTCCGCAGCGAAGCTAATCATCACATACG GGCTCATGAGCAAGACTTTGCCAAGAGGCAAGAGCGAGAGCTGGGAGAGCTCAGTGTGGTCCATCACAGAGAGACTCATATCATGTTGGCAGACTTCAACAAGGCTCAGGAAGTTCTCAAAGACAAGATCACTGCTTTGCAAATAAT TCTGGAGGGAACAGAAGAGAAATTAAGGAACCGAGAGAGCAGACCTGAAGATCTGCATCTTATCGCGGAGCTCCGTGAGATGGTCTCCGAGAGAGAAGCCTTGGTGAAAAAACTGGTG gatGACAAAAAGTTTTACCAATTGGAGCTGGTCAACAGAGAGACAGGCTTCAGCAAAGTCTTCAACTCCAGTGCCAACGTTGGGGTCATCAACCCTCTTATCAAG TCGAAACCAGGCAGCCAATCAGATCAACGCTTGGCCAGCTTCCCGAGCCAGTCGGCTCTCCGATTCGTCAGCCCTCCCGCCGTGAGTCGTGCGAGCGAGGAAGCGGAGGGTCGGGAAGTGGAGGAGGTAGGACCGGGCCCATTTGCGCCTCCCCACTCCCCCCTCCAACGCTCCCTCCCCCGGCTTAAGAAAGCTCCGCCGCTCCTCCGTCCTCTCCCTCACATCCCTCAGCATCCGCCACCTTTTCCTCCTCATCCCCCGCCAAGCCACGCCCTTGCccatcctcctcatcctcaggaGCCGCAGCATCAGGCAAGTTGTAGGAGGTGA
- the LOC125987763 gene encoding protein FAM184A isoform X2 — MATGAGWQPVYANSTSGSSGSTTTSNSSSTSSGGGAKYVPSSTSSMFYDASLTLEYTQDLHLKMSKKIAQLTKVIYALNTKNDEHEEEIDSLKEAHEDEVQHIVTETRDKIMQYKSKMVDEADLRRRLASLEESVELHEHMKRQALAEFEMYRQRMEDSQLCTEAQHTQRVVSMSREVEEMRRDFEEKLRAFSQAQAQFEADKRRALEELRSNHRQEVEELLNSQQNQSATSTEDQEKLAELHRQEVESLMERVEELTKNKVRVVEEYEAKLAKAQEYYERELEAMTRTHQLTTENLLAWKRTEVELRKEFQAQEAALQRSLSKLRSELQRAQEEARENRDKTNRLQTSLVNAEGTIKNLHKQLEEAIQDGEIWVMQLKDTEYELEGCRERVQQQATEILHKASQIGSLQATQMAHEASIRNLDQEQSRLKEKIGRLEQEREALLNQNQLASEQHKQQVLKLEQSLREEHQGYEKELSRLRAHYEEETRRYKEAQVRALEEMEEKHRVMREEAEQEKEEEKKLLMKKMSQEFEIKRLSLEEQRDRVQQQLDNLKEELSAKLNMANQEVSHLQELVRERDQNVSSAQNQITCLKETQEKLKIELDATRARVRETSNLLTDLQEEIETQKQQHEARVMSIRTEEKQKMDKMADNLEQKWREALREEVRLLREELNEEYDADKQAALTQLSQQKELEMMAAREGWQRKVEDLLEQISLLKQSLELQLSQSQAALQQLQSQFSQERELLGQQLKEMQREHQRREHRLQEAHCCALSTMEEARQHQIRALEERLKQEQREEVHALKEAHRRTLDILRQQSEQELQTLRFELEDEGKAKLASLRAELNHLHATAIEHLKQIHLKENSNAKRELEKAMEKSRQQEQELLVRVSDLQAEVCSRNSRITDLDHEIHSLNETIDTLTRELELKGKEVLRVRSEANHHIRAHEQDFAKRQERELGELSVVHHRETHIMLADFNKAQEVLKDKITALQIILEGTEEKLRNRESRPEDLHLIAELREMVSEREALVKKLVDDKKFYQLELVNRETGFSKVFNSSANVGVINPLIKSKPGSQSDQRLASFPSQSALRFVSPPAVSRASEEAEGREVEEPS, encoded by the exons ATGGCGACTGGAGCAGGTTGGCAACCCGTGtacgcaaactcgacgagcggcTCGAGCGgctccaccaccaccagcaacagcagcagtacTAGCAGCGGTGGCGGAGCCAAATACGTCCCGTCGTCCACATCCAGCATGTTCTACGACGCGAGTTTAACACTGGAATACACGCAAGATCTCCATTTGAAAATGAGCAAGAAGATTGCGCAGTTGACCAAG GTTATCTACGCTCTCAACACCAAGAACGACGAGCACGAAGAGGAGATCGATTCGTTGAAGGAAGCCCATGAGGATGAG gTGCAACACATCGTGACAGAAACCCGAGACAAGATCATGCAGTACAAGAGCAAGATGGTGGACGAGGCCGACCTGCGGCGGCGGCTGGCCAGTCTGGAAGAATCTGTCGAGCTGCATGAACACATGAAGAGACAG GCTTTGGCAGAGTTTGAAATGTACAGACAAAGAATGGAGGATTCGCAGCTCTGCACCGAAGCCCAACACACACAGCGAGTGGTTTCCATGAGCCGAGag GTGGAGGAGATGCGGCGGGATTTTGAGGAGAAGCTGCGGGCGTTCAGCCAAGCTCAGGCCCAGTTTGAGGCTGATAAGCGGCGAGCGCTGGAGGAGCTGAGGTCCAACCACCgccaggaggtggaggaactCCTAAACAGCCAGCAGAACCAGAGCGCCACCTCCACTGAAGACCAGGAGAAATTGGCTGAGCTCCATAGACAAGAG GTGGAGTCATTGATGGAGAGGGTGGAAGAGCTAACCAAGAACAAAGTCCGAGTGGTTGAGGAATACGAGGCCAAACTGGCTAAGGCTCAGGAGTACTACGAGcgcgagctggaggccatgactCGAACGCACCAGCTCACCACCGAAAACCTGCTGGCCTGGAAAAGGACCGAG GTTGAGCTTCGGAAGGAGTTCCAGGCTCAGGAGGCGGCGTTGCAGAGATCGCTCTCAAAGCTGAGGAGTGAACTTCAGAGAGCCCAGGAGGAGGCGCGGGAGAACCGAGACAAGACTAACAGACTGCAAACATCTCTGGTTAATGCTGAGGGAACCATCAAG AACCTTCACAAGCAGCTGGAAGAAGCCATCCAGGATGGGGAGATTTGGGTGATGCAGCTGAAAGACACCGAGTACGAATTGGAGGGCTGCAGGGAACGAGTCCAGCAGCAGGCAACGGAAATCCTCCACAAAGCTA GTCAGATCGGATCCCTCCAGGCCACCCAGATGGCCCACGAGGCATCCATCAGGAACCTGGACCAAGAGCAGAGTCGGCTAAAGGAGAAAATCGGCAGGCTGGAACAGGAGAGGGAAGCCTTGCTTAACCAGAACCAATTAGCCAGCGAGCAGCACAAACAGCAAGTGCTCAAACTGGAGCAG TCTCTACGTGAGGAGCACCAGGGCTACGAGAAGGAGCTCTCCAGACTGAGAGCTCACTAcgaggaggagacgcggcgctaCAAGGAGGCTCAGGTCAGGGCCTtggaggagatggaggagaaACACCGAGTCATGCGGGAGGAGGCGGAACAGGAGaaagaggaagagaagaaacTTCTCATGAAG AAAATGAGTCAGGAGTTTGAGATAAAACGCTTGTCTCTGGAGGAACAGCGAGATCGGGTGCAGCAGCAGCTGGACAACTTGAAAGAGGAGCTCTCTGCCAAGCTCAACATGGCCAATCAAGAA GTGTCCCACCTCCAGGAGCTGGTGAGGGAGCGGGACCAAAATGTCAGCTCAGCACAGAACCAGATCACCTGCTTGAAGGAGACTCAGGAGAAGCTCAAGATCGAATTGGATGCCACCCGAGCCCGCGTCCGAGAGACCAGCAACCTGCTAACCGACCTGCAG GAGGAGATTGAAACCCAGAAGCAGCAGCATGAAGCGCGAGTGATGTCAATCCGAACCGAGGAGAAGCAGAAGATGGACAAGATGGCTGACAActtggagcaaaaatggagagaAGCGCTTCG TGAAGAAGTGCGGCTGCTGAGGGAGGAGCTGAACGAGGAATACGATGCCGACAAGCAAGCGGCGCTGACTCAGCTCTCCCAGCAGAAGGAGCTGGAAATGATGGCCGCCAGGGAGGGCTGGCAGCGGAAGGTGGAGGACCTGCTCGAACAG ATCTCTCTGTTGAAGCAGTCCCTGGAGTTGCAGCTGTCTCAGTCACAGGCTGCCCTTCAGCAGCTGCAATCTCAGTTCAGCCAGGAGAGGGAGCTACTCGGTCAGCAACTCAAAG AGATGCAAAGAGAGCATCAGAGAAGGGAACATCGACTACAAGAGGCTCACTGCTGTGCACTTAGCACAATGGAGGAGGCTCGGCAGCACCAGATTCGA GCCCTGGAGGAACGTTTGAAGCAGGAGCAGAGAGAGGAGGTTCATGCTCTGAAGGAGGCCCATAGGAGGACCTTGGACATCCTCAGACAACAGTCAGAGCAGGAGTTGCAGACGCTGCGATTTGAACTGGAAGATGAAGGCAAAGCTAAGCTGG CGTCACTCCGCGCTGAGCTCAACCACCTCCACGCCACGGCCATCGAGCATTTAAAGCAGATCCACCTGAAAGAAAATTCAAATGCCAAACGGGAGCTGGAGAAGGCCATGGAGAAGAGCCGCCAACAG GAGCAAGAACTGCTGGTTCGCGTCTCCGACTTGCAGGCCGAGGTGTGCTCCCGTAACAGCCGCATCACAGATCTGGACCACGAGATCCACTCTTTGAACGAGACCATTGACACCTTGACTCGAGAACTCGAGTTGAAAGGCAAAGAGGTGCTACGGGTCCGCAGCGAAGCTAATCATCACATACG GGCTCATGAGCAAGACTTTGCCAAGAGGCAAGAGCGAGAGCTGGGAGAGCTCAGTGTGGTCCATCACAGAGAGACTCATATCATGTTGGCAGACTTCAACAAGGCTCAGGAAGTTCTCAAAGACAAGATCACTGCTTTGCAAATAAT TCTGGAGGGAACAGAAGAGAAATTAAGGAACCGAGAGAGCAGACCTGAAGATCTGCATCTTATCGCGGAGCTCCGTGAGATGGTCTCCGAGAGAGAAGCCTTGGTGAAAAAACTGGTG gatGACAAAAAGTTTTACCAATTGGAGCTGGTCAACAGAGAGACAGGCTTCAGCAAAGTCTTCAACTCCAGTGCCAACGTTGGGGTCATCAACCCTCTTATCAAG TCGAAACCAGGCAGCCAATCAGATCAACGCTTGGCCAGCTTCCCGAGCCAGTCGGCTCTCCGATTCGTCAGCCCTCCCGCCGTGAGTCGTGCGAGCGAGGAAGCGGAGGGTCGGGAAGTGGAGGAG CCTTCATGA
- the LOC125987763 gene encoding protein FAM184A isoform X3, whose product MATGAGWQPVYANSTSGSSGSTTTSNSSSTSSGGGAKYVPSSTSSMFYDASLTLEYTQDLHLKMSKKIAQLTKVIYALNTKNDEHEEEIDSLKEAHEDEVQHIVTETRDKIMQYKSKMVDEADLRRRLASLEESVELHEHMKRQALAEFEMYRQRMEDSQLCTEAQHTQRVVSMSREVESLMERVEELTKNKVRVVEEYEAKLAKAQEYYERELEAMTRTHQLTTENLLAWKRTEVELRKEFQAQEAALQRSLSKLRSELQRAQEEARENRDKTNRLQTSLVNAEGTIKNLHKQLEEAIQDGEIWVMQLKDTEYELEGCRERVQQQATEILHKASQIGSLQATQMAHEASIRNLDQEQSRLKEKIGRLEQEREALLNQNQLASEQHKQQVLKLEQSLREEHQGYEKELSRLRAHYEEETRRYKEAQVRALEEMEEKHRVMREEAEQEKEEEKKLLMKKMSQEFEIKRLSLEEQRDRVQQQLDNLKEELSAKLNMANQEVSHLQELVRERDQNVSSAQNQITCLKETQEKLKIELDATRARVRETSNLLTDLQEEIETQKQQHEARVMSIRTEEKQKMDKMADNLEQKWREALREEVRLLREELNEEYDADKQAALTQLSQQKELEMMAAREGWQRKVEDLLEQISLLKQSLELQLSQSQAALQQLQSQFSQERELLGQQLKEMQREHQRREHRLQEAHCCALSTMEEARQHQIRALEERLKQEQREEVHALKEAHRRTLDILRQQSEQELQTLRFELEDEGKAKLASLRAELNHLHATAIEHLKQIHLKENSNAKRELEKAMEKSRQQEQELLVRVSDLQAEVCSRNSRITDLDHEIHSLNETIDTLTRELELKGKEVLRVRSEANHHIRAHEQDFAKRQERELGELSVVHHRETHIMLADFNKAQEVLKDKITALQIILEGTEEKLRNRESRPEDLHLIAELREMVSEREALVKKLVDDKKFYQLELVNRETGFSKVFNSSANVGVINPLIKSKPGSQSDQRLASFPSQSALRFVSPPAVSRASEEAEGREVEEVGPGPFAPPHSPLQRSLPRLKKAPPLLRPLPHIPQHPPPFPPHPPPSHALAHPPHPQEPQHQASCRR is encoded by the exons ATGGCGACTGGAGCAGGTTGGCAACCCGTGtacgcaaactcgacgagcggcTCGAGCGgctccaccaccaccagcaacagcagcagtacTAGCAGCGGTGGCGGAGCCAAATACGTCCCGTCGTCCACATCCAGCATGTTCTACGACGCGAGTTTAACACTGGAATACACGCAAGATCTCCATTTGAAAATGAGCAAGAAGATTGCGCAGTTGACCAAG GTTATCTACGCTCTCAACACCAAGAACGACGAGCACGAAGAGGAGATCGATTCGTTGAAGGAAGCCCATGAGGATGAG gTGCAACACATCGTGACAGAAACCCGAGACAAGATCATGCAGTACAAGAGCAAGATGGTGGACGAGGCCGACCTGCGGCGGCGGCTGGCCAGTCTGGAAGAATCTGTCGAGCTGCATGAACACATGAAGAGACAG GCTTTGGCAGAGTTTGAAATGTACAGACAAAGAATGGAGGATTCGCAGCTCTGCACCGAAGCCCAACACACACAGCGAGTGGTTTCCATGAGCCGAGag GTGGAGTCATTGATGGAGAGGGTGGAAGAGCTAACCAAGAACAAAGTCCGAGTGGTTGAGGAATACGAGGCCAAACTGGCTAAGGCTCAGGAGTACTACGAGcgcgagctggaggccatgactCGAACGCACCAGCTCACCACCGAAAACCTGCTGGCCTGGAAAAGGACCGAG GTTGAGCTTCGGAAGGAGTTCCAGGCTCAGGAGGCGGCGTTGCAGAGATCGCTCTCAAAGCTGAGGAGTGAACTTCAGAGAGCCCAGGAGGAGGCGCGGGAGAACCGAGACAAGACTAACAGACTGCAAACATCTCTGGTTAATGCTGAGGGAACCATCAAG AACCTTCACAAGCAGCTGGAAGAAGCCATCCAGGATGGGGAGATTTGGGTGATGCAGCTGAAAGACACCGAGTACGAATTGGAGGGCTGCAGGGAACGAGTCCAGCAGCAGGCAACGGAAATCCTCCACAAAGCTA GTCAGATCGGATCCCTCCAGGCCACCCAGATGGCCCACGAGGCATCCATCAGGAACCTGGACCAAGAGCAGAGTCGGCTAAAGGAGAAAATCGGCAGGCTGGAACAGGAGAGGGAAGCCTTGCTTAACCAGAACCAATTAGCCAGCGAGCAGCACAAACAGCAAGTGCTCAAACTGGAGCAG TCTCTACGTGAGGAGCACCAGGGCTACGAGAAGGAGCTCTCCAGACTGAGAGCTCACTAcgaggaggagacgcggcgctaCAAGGAGGCTCAGGTCAGGGCCTtggaggagatggaggagaaACACCGAGTCATGCGGGAGGAGGCGGAACAGGAGaaagaggaagagaagaaacTTCTCATGAAG AAAATGAGTCAGGAGTTTGAGATAAAACGCTTGTCTCTGGAGGAACAGCGAGATCGGGTGCAGCAGCAGCTGGACAACTTGAAAGAGGAGCTCTCTGCCAAGCTCAACATGGCCAATCAAGAA GTGTCCCACCTCCAGGAGCTGGTGAGGGAGCGGGACCAAAATGTCAGCTCAGCACAGAACCAGATCACCTGCTTGAAGGAGACTCAGGAGAAGCTCAAGATCGAATTGGATGCCACCCGAGCCCGCGTCCGAGAGACCAGCAACCTGCTAACCGACCTGCAG GAGGAGATTGAAACCCAGAAGCAGCAGCATGAAGCGCGAGTGATGTCAATCCGAACCGAGGAGAAGCAGAAGATGGACAAGATGGCTGACAActtggagcaaaaatggagagaAGCGCTTCG TGAAGAAGTGCGGCTGCTGAGGGAGGAGCTGAACGAGGAATACGATGCCGACAAGCAAGCGGCGCTGACTCAGCTCTCCCAGCAGAAGGAGCTGGAAATGATGGCCGCCAGGGAGGGCTGGCAGCGGAAGGTGGAGGACCTGCTCGAACAG ATCTCTCTGTTGAAGCAGTCCCTGGAGTTGCAGCTGTCTCAGTCACAGGCTGCCCTTCAGCAGCTGCAATCTCAGTTCAGCCAGGAGAGGGAGCTACTCGGTCAGCAACTCAAAG AGATGCAAAGAGAGCATCAGAGAAGGGAACATCGACTACAAGAGGCTCACTGCTGTGCACTTAGCACAATGGAGGAGGCTCGGCAGCACCAGATTCGA GCCCTGGAGGAACGTTTGAAGCAGGAGCAGAGAGAGGAGGTTCATGCTCTGAAGGAGGCCCATAGGAGGACCTTGGACATCCTCAGACAACAGTCAGAGCAGGAGTTGCAGACGCTGCGATTTGAACTGGAAGATGAAGGCAAAGCTAAGCTGG CGTCACTCCGCGCTGAGCTCAACCACCTCCACGCCACGGCCATCGAGCATTTAAAGCAGATCCACCTGAAAGAAAATTCAAATGCCAAACGGGAGCTGGAGAAGGCCATGGAGAAGAGCCGCCAACAG GAGCAAGAACTGCTGGTTCGCGTCTCCGACTTGCAGGCCGAGGTGTGCTCCCGTAACAGCCGCATCACAGATCTGGACCACGAGATCCACTCTTTGAACGAGACCATTGACACCTTGACTCGAGAACTCGAGTTGAAAGGCAAAGAGGTGCTACGGGTCCGCAGCGAAGCTAATCATCACATACG GGCTCATGAGCAAGACTTTGCCAAGAGGCAAGAGCGAGAGCTGGGAGAGCTCAGTGTGGTCCATCACAGAGAGACTCATATCATGTTGGCAGACTTCAACAAGGCTCAGGAAGTTCTCAAAGACAAGATCACTGCTTTGCAAATAAT TCTGGAGGGAACAGAAGAGAAATTAAGGAACCGAGAGAGCAGACCTGAAGATCTGCATCTTATCGCGGAGCTCCGTGAGATGGTCTCCGAGAGAGAAGCCTTGGTGAAAAAACTGGTG gatGACAAAAAGTTTTACCAATTGGAGCTGGTCAACAGAGAGACAGGCTTCAGCAAAGTCTTCAACTCCAGTGCCAACGTTGGGGTCATCAACCCTCTTATCAAG TCGAAACCAGGCAGCCAATCAGATCAACGCTTGGCCAGCTTCCCGAGCCAGTCGGCTCTCCGATTCGTCAGCCCTCCCGCCGTGAGTCGTGCGAGCGAGGAAGCGGAGGGTCGGGAAGTGGAGGAGGTAGGACCGGGCCCATTTGCGCCTCCCCACTCCCCCCTCCAACGCTCCCTCCCCCGGCTTAAGAAAGCTCCGCCGCTCCTCCGTCCTCTCCCTCACATCCCTCAGCATCCGCCACCTTTTCCTCCTCATCCCCCGCCAAGCCACGCCCTTGCccatcctcctcatcctcaggaGCCGCAGCATCAGGCAAGTTGTAGGAGGTGA